One window from the genome of Gammaproteobacteria bacterium encodes:
- a CDS encoding proton-conducting transporter membrane subunit: MNNEFILSHWIVWIILIPLIGAMLCFMAPRRAGMLGLSAAIATAIASVALYLQLLDNGPLRYAVGGWGAPLGIELYADGLSVLMLLMSALVGLGVSLYALRYFKHDAQPAGFWPLWLMMWTGLNALFLASDIFNLYVTLELIGLSAVALVALAGNRHALSGAMRYLLVSLLASLCYLLGVVLLYHAFGTVDIQLLGMAMKASPASYAALGLMVGGLLLKSALFPFHFWLPPAHASAPTPVSALLSALVVKASFYLLLRLWFDVFPAANVDFGWLLGTLGALAILWGSVQALRQSRLKMLIAYSTVAQLGYLFIPFALLSPQAWQGGIYFVLSHALAKAAMFMAAGNILKFSGHDRITDLDRIAQRLPITMTAFCLAGVSLMGLPPSGGFIAKWLMLDAALTHQQWMWALVMIVGGLLAAAYVFKVVGYAFTKADVQDNKPAESIPALMEWAPLALAVTAILLGLNANYPMALLSIGNPLAGVSP, translated from the coding sequence TGGATTGTCTGGATTATTCTAATCCCACTGATCGGTGCCATGTTGTGTTTCATGGCACCAAGGCGAGCAGGCATGTTGGGTTTGTCCGCCGCCATCGCGACCGCCATCGCCTCAGTTGCCCTGTATCTGCAGCTGCTGGACAACGGTCCACTGCGTTACGCCGTCGGAGGATGGGGCGCGCCACTGGGCATTGAGCTTTACGCCGATGGCTTGAGTGTATTGATGCTGCTGATGAGTGCGCTGGTGGGACTGGGCGTCAGTCTGTACGCCCTGAGGTATTTCAAACACGATGCCCAACCCGCCGGTTTCTGGCCGTTGTGGTTGATGATGTGGACTGGCCTGAATGCACTGTTTCTGGCGTCGGACATTTTCAATCTCTACGTCACGCTGGAATTGATCGGACTGTCAGCGGTTGCATTGGTTGCACTGGCCGGTAATCGTCATGCCCTGAGTGGCGCCATGCGTTATTTGCTGGTCAGCCTGCTGGCTTCCTTATGTTATCTGCTGGGCGTGGTTTTGCTCTATCACGCCTTTGGCACCGTGGATATTCAGCTACTCGGCATGGCGATGAAAGCCAGTCCTGCCAGCTATGCCGCACTGGGATTGATGGTTGGCGGTTTGCTGCTGAAAAGTGCCCTGTTCCCGTTTCATTTCTGGCTGCCTCCCGCCCACGCCAGCGCACCAACACCGGTCAGCGCGCTGCTTTCCGCGCTGGTGGTAAAGGCGTCTTTTTATCTGTTGCTGCGCTTGTGGTTTGATGTTTTTCCCGCAGCCAATGTGGATTTTGGCTGGCTGCTGGGCACGCTGGGTGCGCTGGCCATCCTCTGGGGCTCCGTTCAGGCACTACGCCAGAGCAGACTGAAAATGCTGATTGCCTACTCCACGGTCGCCCAGCTGGGTTACTTGTTTATTCCGTTTGCCTTGCTCAGTCCGCAGGCATGGCAAGGTGGAATTTATTTTGTACTGTCACATGCACTGGCCAAGGCGGCGATGTTCATGGCCGCTGGCAATATTCTCAAATTTAGCGGTCACGATCGCATTACCGATCTTGATCGTATCGCACAACGTCTGCCCATCACCATGACCGCATTTTGCCTCGCCGGTGTCAGCCTGATGGGATTGCCGCCCAGTGGCGGTTTTATCGCGAAGTGGTTGATGCTCGATGCGGCACTCACGCATCAACAATGGATGTGGGCGCTGGTCATGATCGTCGGTGGACTGCTGGCCGCTGCCTATGTTTTCAAAGTGGTCGGCTACGCCTTCACCAAAGCGGATGTTCAGGATAACAAACCCGCGGAATCCATTCCGGCGTTGATGGAGTGGGCACCTCTGGCACTGGCCGTAACCGCTATTCTGCTAGGCTTGAATGCAAACTATCCCATGGCACTGCTGTCCATTGGCAATCCGCTTGCGGGAGTCTCGCCATGA